The genomic stretch GCGTCCAGTCATGCACCTGGGTCGGGCAGGCGCTCAGGCGCAGCACCTGGCCGCTGATGTAGGCACTTTTGGGCGAAAGGAAAAACCGTAGCGCGCCTTCCAGCTGAGGCTCGGCGCCTTCGCCGACATACAGCAATTGCAGGGTGCCGCCGTTGCGCAGCTCCTTGGCCAGCGACCGGCTGAAACCTTCGAGGGCGCGCTGGGCGCTGGCGGCAAACGGTTCGCCGAGGTTTTCTGGGGGGCGGCCAAGAATGACCAGGTGTGCGCTGTGATCGAGATTTTTCAGCAGCGGCTGAAAGAATTCGCGCAGTTGCTTGAGTTGATCGGTGTGCTGCAAATGGCTGGCATCGAACAGCACGGCCTTGAGCTTGGGACCATGCCCGGGAATCCACGCGGCGGCCTGCAACGGCTCGGGCCCGTAGCGGTAGATGGCTTCGGTGAGTTTATTGGCAAACCCCAGCACCTGGGCCGCCAGCGGGCCGCCACCCAACAGCAGGGCACCCTCCACCGGGCGCAGGCGTCCGGCTTGCCAGCGCTCCAGGCGTACCGGGGACGGCAGGCCCACGGCCGAGACCAAGCGATGGCCGAGGCTTGAGTTGGCGAAGTCGATATAACGGTCAGACATGGAACGCTCTCCGGCTGCTGGGGTTCAAAGGGTGGACCATCAACAGGTGACAGTCGTTCCTAGTCTAGGCTCAGGATTGCACCTACCACCTAACAGGGAGCTTTCCATGACTCAACTGCGCCGTGTCGCGATCATTGGCGGTAATCGTATCCCCTTCGCCCGTTCCAATGGCCCCTACGCCACGGCGAGTAACCAGGCCATGCTGACCGCGGCCCTGGAAGGTTTGATCGAGCGCTACAACCTGCACGGCCTGCGCATGGGCGAAGTGGCCGCAGGCGCAGTGCTCAAGCATTCGCGGGACTTCAACCTGACCCGCGAATGCGTGCTGGGCTCACGCCTGTCGCCGCAAACCCCGGCCTATGACATTCAACAGGCCTGCGGCACCGGGCTGGAAGCGGCGCTGCTGGTGGCCAACAAAATTGCTCTGGGCCAGATCGAATGTGGGATCGCCGGCGGTGTGGATACCACTTCCGACGCACCCATCGGGGTGAACGAAGGCTTGCGCAAGATCCTGCTGCAAGCCAATCGCAGCAAATCCATGACGGATAAGTTAAAAGTCTTGTTACAACTTCGTCCCCAGCACCTCAAGCCGGAACTGCCGCGCAATGGCGAGCCGCGCACTGGCCTGTCCATGGGCCAGCATTGCGAACTGATGGCTCAGACCTGGCAGATACCCCGCGACGAACAGGACCAACTGGCCCTGGACAGTCACCAGAAGATGGCCGCGTCCTACGCCGAGGGCTGGCACAACGATTTGCTCACGCCGTTCCTCGGCCTGACCCGTGACAACAACCTGCGCCCGGACCTGACCCTGGAAAAACTCGCCAGCCTCAAACCGGTTTTTGAGCGCAGTGCAAAGGGCACCCTTACCGCTGGCAACTCCACGCCGCTGACCGACGGCGCGTCTCTGGTGCTGCTGGGCAGCGAAGCCTGGGCCAAGGAGCGTGGCCTGCCGATCCTCGCCTACCTGCGTGATGGCGAAGCGGCGGCGGTGGATTTCGTCAACGGTGCCGAGGGGCTGTTGATGGCACCGGTGTATGCCGTGCCACGTTTGCTGGCGAGAAATGGCCTGACGTTGCAGGATTTTGACTACTACGAAATCCACGAAGCCTTCGCCGCCCAAGTGTTGTGCACACTCAAGGCCTGGGAAGACGCCGATTACTGCAAGACCCGACTGGGCCTGGACGCGCCGCTGGGCGCCATTGACCGCAGCCGCCTGAACGTCAAGGGCAGCTCCCTGGCCGCCGGGCATCCCTTTGCTGCCACCGGGGGGCGTATTGTCGCCAACCTGGCCAAGCTGCTGGACGCAGCGGGCAAGGGGCGCGGGCTGATCTCGATCTGTGCGGCGGGCGGGCAGGGCGTGACGGCGATCATTGAGCGTTGATCTCGGCTATCATCCGCACGCCCCGAACAATGGCGGCTTTGTCGGATTAATCTGGCATATTGGATGCATTCTTTAGCAGATCAGAGCTCGTTACCCTCTCCCCGCTGTGCGAGGATTGCCGTATAACGAGTGCCATACGCGTGTTTGGTAATAAAGGACCCACAATAAAAGCTGATGAAGACTCCTAAACGCATTGAACCCCTGATCGAGGACGGTCTGGTCGACGAAGTGCTGCGCCCACTCATGAGTGGTAAAGAAGCAGCTGTTTATGTGGTGCGCTGCGGCAACGAGTTACGTTGCGCCAAGGTCTACAAGGAGGCGAATAAACGAAGTTTTCGTCAGGCGGCCGAATACCAGGAAGGCCGCAAAGTCCGCAACAGCCGGCAGGCCCGGGCCATGGCCAAGGGATCCAAGTTCGGCAAGAAAGAAACCGAAGACGCATGGCAGAACGCCGAAGTGGCGGCTCTGTTTCGTTTGGCCGGCGCCGGCGTGCGTGTGCCCCAGCCCTACGACTTCCTGGAAGGCGTGTTGCTGATGGAACTGGTGGCCGACGAATACGGCGATGCGGCGCCAAGGCTCAATGACGTGGTGCTGGAACCGGATCAGGCCCGTGAGTATCACGCGTTCTTGATCTCGCAGATCGTGCTGATGCTGTGTACCGGTCTGGTGCACGGTGACCTGTCCGAGTTCAACGTGCTGCTGACGCCGACGGGCCCGGTGATCATCGACCTGCCTCAAGCGGTGGATGCAGCGGGCAACAACCATGCGTTCAGCATGTTGGAGCGGGACGTGGGCAACATGGCTTCCTATTTCGGGCGCTTTGCCCCGGAATTGAAGAAGACCAAGTACGCCAAGGAAATGTGGGCGCTGTACGAAGCCGGCACCTTGCACCCGGCCAGCGTGCTGACCGGCGAGTTCGACGAGCCGGAAGAACTGGCGGACGTCGGCGGCGTGATGCGTGAGATCGAAGCGGCGCGGCTTGACGAAGAGCGACGCCAGGCGATCCGTGCCGCAGACGATGCGCCACCGGGCAAGCCGGCGGAAGAACCGCCGCCGCCTTGGATGCAGTGATCGCCCAGCACACTGGGGGTTAAAAATGTGGGAGCGGGCTTGCTCGCGAAAGCGGTGTATCAGTGCCAGATTTGTTGGCTGGCACACCGCCTTCGCGAGCAAGCCCGCTCCCACATTGGGTTTTGTGTTCGGTCAGTTGGATCCGCAACAGCTACCTGACGCCAACTCCTTGAGAATCGGGCAATCCGGCCGGTGGTCGCCCTGGCAGTGCTCCACCAGGTCTTGCAAGGTATCGCGTAACTGCCCCAGTTCGCGGATCTTGTGGTTCAGCTCCTCGATATGCTGGCGCGCCAGCGCCTTGACGTCGGCACTGGCCCGTTGCCGGTCCTGCCACAGCTCCAGCAGCTTGCCGACTTCCTCCAGGGAAAACCCCAGGTCCCGCGAGCGTTTGATAAACCCCAGGGTGTGCAGGTCGTCATCGCCATACAGGCGATAGCCGCTGTCACTGCGATGGGCGGGCTTGAGCAGGTTGATGGACTCGTAATAGCGAATCATCTTGGCGCTCAAGCCGCTTTGCCGGGCTGCCTGGCCGATGTTCATTGACGGTGATCCTCCAGATCCTTGGGTTTCCAGGTTTTCAACAATAGCGCATTGCTGACCACGCTCACGCTGGACAGGGCCATGGCGGCGCCGGCCAATACCGGGTTGAGCAGGCCGAACACGGCCAGGGGGATGCCGATCAAGTTATACACAAAGGCCCAGAACAGGTTCTGCCGAATCTTTGCATAGGTCTTGCGGCTGATTTCCAGGGCGGCGGGCACCAGGCGCGGGTCGCCGCGCATCAAGGTGATACCCGCTGCATGCATCGCCACGTCGGTGCCACCGCCCATGGCGATGCCGATATCCGCGGCGGCCAGGGCCGGGGCGTCATTGATGCCGTCGCCGACCATGGCCACCACACCGGTCTTTTTCAGCTCGGCAACGGTGGCGGCTTTGTCGGCGGGCAGCACTTCGGCGTGTACATCGTCGATGCCCAGCGCGTGTGCCACCACCCGGGCGCTGCCGCGGTTGTCGCCGGTCAACAAGTGGCTGCTGATATGCCGCGCCTTGAGCTGCTGTACGGCCTGCAGGGCACCGTCCTTGAGGGTGTCGCCAAAGGCAAACAGGCCCAGCACCCGGGGCTGTGGGCTTTGCTCGATCAGCCAGGACAAGGTGCGACCCTCGGCCTCCCAGGCGCTGGCGTTGGCGGCCAGGTCTCCCGGCAACAAGCCGGACTCATCGAGCATGCGCCGATTGCCCAGGGCCAGTTGCCGCCCGTCCAGGGTGCCGGCAATGCCGCGTCCGGTCAGGGATTGGCTGGCGCTGACATCGGCAACCGGCAGGCCTTGCTCATTACAGGCGTCCAGCACGGCCTTGGCCAAGGGGTGTTCGCTGCCGCGTTGCAGGGCGCCGGCCTGTTGCAGCAGCAACGCCTCATTGCCATCGACTGCACTCAGATGGGCGATTTTCGGTGCGCCGGAGGTGAGGGTGCCGGTCTTGTCGAACACCACCGCGCTGACTTCGTGGGCGCGCTCCAGGGCTTCGGCGTCCTTGATCAAAATCCCGTGACGGGCCGCAACACCGGTGCCGGCCATGATCGCGGTCGGCGTGGCCAGGCCCAATGCACAGGGGCAGGCAATCACCAGCACTGCGACGGCATTGATCAAAGCCGTTTCCAGGGGGGCGCCGTACAACCACCAGCCGACCACGGTGGCGAGGGCAATCACCAGCACGGTTGGCACAAATACCTGGCTGACTTTATCCACCAGTTTCTGGATCGGCGCCTTGGCCGCCTGGGCGTCTTCGACCAGGCGAATGATCCGTGCCAGCACGCTCTCGGCACCGAGGGCCAAGGTGCGTACCAGCAAGCGGCCTTCCCCGTTGATGGCGCCGCCGGTGACTTTATCCCCCGGCTGTTTCGGCACCGGCAGGCTTTCACCGGTGATCAACGCTTCGTCGGCATGGCTTTGGCCTTCGACCACTTCACCGTCTACCGGGAAGCGCTCACCGGGCTTGACCAGCACCAGATCGTTGAGACGCAGGGCGCTGATGGCAACGTCCTGCTCGCGCCCGTCAATCACCTGAATCGCCCGTTCCGGCCGCAGGGCCTCCAGGGCTCGAATGGCGCTGGCGGTCTGGCGCTTGGCGCGGCTTTCCAGGTACTTGCCGAGCAGTATCAAGGCGATCACCACCGCTGAGGCTTCGAAGTACAGGTGCGGTTCAACACCCGCCGGGGCGGTGAGCCACTGGTAAATACTCAAGCCATACCCGGCGCTGGTGCCGATGGCGACCAACAGGTCCATATTGCCCGCGCCGGCGCGCACGGCTTTCCAGGCGGCGACATAGAAGCGCGCACCAAAGATGAACTGCACGGGGGTGGCCAGCAGGAATTGCACCCAGGCCGGCAGCATCCAGTGCAGGCCGAAGGGTTGCACCACCATGGGCAAGACCAGGGGCAACGCCAACGCAATGGCCATCAGCATCGACCAGCGTTCGTGTTTCAGACGCTGTTCCTGGCTGGCTTGGGTGGCGGTTTCGCTTTGGGGCAGGGTGGCGGTGTAGCCGGCCTTTTCGACGGCAGCGATCAGCACGGCGGGGTCCATCTGGCCTGTCACCTCGACATGGGCCCGTTCATTGGCCAGGTTGACGCTGACGCTCTGCACGCCGGGCACCTTGTTCAGGGCGCGCTCGACCCGCCCGGCGCAACTGGCACAGGTCATGCCGCTGATCGGCAGGTCGAAGGTGGTGGATCCGTTCATGGGGCGTTCCTCCAGGAGAAGTTGCCTGTAGGATCAACCTTGACCTGATAGGAAGGTCAAGCTCCATTATTTGTATCGCGTCGCAGTCCTGCTTTTTTGTAGGAGCCGGCTCCTACAGGGATTTGCGTGTAGCTCAATAGCCCAGCTTCGCGGCCTTGAGGTACATGCCGTCCGCTCCCTGGGCAATGCGCAGCTTGCGCACATCGCCGGCTTTAAGCTCGATAGCTTGTGCCGTGGGTGCCAGCATCCCCGGCAGGCAGCCAGGGGCCTGGCCCGGCAGCAGTTTGAGGCGCAGCGAAACCCGGCCAGCAGGGAAGTTGAACGAGGTGGCCTGCTCCTGGAACAGCCGCCCGGCCAGATGGTCATTGACGTACAGGCCAATCTCACAGTTGGTGGGCACTTCCAGGCGCTCCCTGGAAATGATCAGCACCGCATAGTCCTCGGCGGCACTGGCCTGGGGGGCTGCGGCAAACAGGCTCAACAGGCTGACAAGGCCAAAAAGCGACCAGCGCATGATGAATTCTCCGGGTTTCAAATCGTGGATGGTTGCAGCTTGGCCGACGTCGTCAGGGAATACCAGCCCGGCTGTGGTTTTCAGCGCTTGACCTTGCCATCGTGGCAAGGATGAGACTAGGGGCAACCTCACTCAAGGAGTCATGTCATGCAAATATTCAGCGTTGAAGGAATGACCTGCGGCCACTGCGTTCGGGCAGTGACCCAAGCGGTACAAGCCAAGGACCCGGCCGCCAGTGTGAATGTGAATCTGGCAGCCAAGGAAGTCGGTGTGGAAAGTCGTTTGTCGCCGGAGGAAGTGATCAGCCTGATCACCGAAGAAGGCTACAGTGCCAAGCTCGCCTGATTATTTAATAGGTAGCGAGCTAACATAATGTTCAAGGCACCCAAGCGCGGCTAGACTGTCGGGCTGCCGACTCTTCCGGGTGCCTGATGAACCTTCGCACAATTCTGATTCTGGGGGCCTTGAGCGCATTTGCGCCGCTGGCCATCGACTTTTACCTGCCGGGTTTCCCGGCCATGGCCGTAGCCTTCGGCACCGACGAAAAACATATCCAACTGACCCTGGCGGTGTACTTCACTGGCCTGGCGATTGGCCAGTTGATCTATGGGCCGCTGGCGGATCGTTTTGGCCGGCGCATCCCGCTGTTGAGTGGTGTCACCTTGTTCACCGTGGCCTCCCTGGCGTGCGCCTATGCACCGTCACTGGAGTGGTTGATCGGTGCGCGCTTCGTCCAGGCCCTGGGCGGTTGTGCAGGGATGGTGATTTCCCGGGCGGTGGTCAGCGACAAGTGCGACGCGGTGGGCTCGGCCAAGGTTTTTTCGCAACTGATGCTGGTGGTCGGGCTGGCGCCGATCCTGGCGCCGATGCTTGGTGGGGTGATGGTCAGCCTGTGGGGTT from Pseudomonas fluorescens encodes the following:
- a CDS encoding acetyl-CoA C-acetyltransferase; translated protein: MTQLRRVAIIGGNRIPFARSNGPYATASNQAMLTAALEGLIERYNLHGLRMGEVAAGAVLKHSRDFNLTRECVLGSRLSPQTPAYDIQQACGTGLEAALLVANKIALGQIECGIAGGVDTTSDAPIGVNEGLRKILLQANRSKSMTDKLKVLLQLRPQHLKPELPRNGEPRTGLSMGQHCELMAQTWQIPRDEQDQLALDSHQKMAASYAEGWHNDLLTPFLGLTRDNNLRPDLTLEKLASLKPVFERSAKGTLTAGNSTPLTDGASLVLLGSEAWAKERGLPILAYLRDGEAAAVDFVNGAEGLLMAPVYAVPRLLARNGLTLQDFDYYEIHEAFAAQVLCTLKAWEDADYCKTRLGLDAPLGAIDRSRLNVKGSSLAAGHPFAATGGRIVANLAKLLDAAGKGRGLISICAAGGQGVTAIIER
- a CDS encoding PA4780 family RIO1-like protein kinase encodes the protein MKTPKRIEPLIEDGLVDEVLRPLMSGKEAAVYVVRCGNELRCAKVYKEANKRSFRQAAEYQEGRKVRNSRQARAMAKGSKFGKKETEDAWQNAEVAALFRLAGAGVRVPQPYDFLEGVLLMELVADEYGDAAPRLNDVVLEPDQAREYHAFLISQIVLMLCTGLVHGDLSEFNVLLTPTGPVIIDLPQAVDAAGNNHAFSMLERDVGNMASYFGRFAPELKKTKYAKEMWALYEAGTLHPASVLTGEFDEPEELADVGGVMREIEAARLDEERRQAIRAADDAPPGKPAEEPPPPWMQ
- the cueR gene encoding Cu(I)-responsive transcriptional regulator; protein product: MNIGQAARQSGLSAKMIRYYESINLLKPAHRSDSGYRLYGDDDLHTLGFIKRSRDLGFSLEEVGKLLELWQDRQRASADVKALARQHIEELNHKIRELGQLRDTLQDLVEHCQGDHRPDCPILKELASGSCCGSN
- a CDS encoding heavy metal translocating P-type ATPase, which translates into the protein MNGSTTFDLPISGMTCASCAGRVERALNKVPGVQSVSVNLANERAHVEVTGQMDPAVLIAAVEKAGYTATLPQSETATQASQEQRLKHERWSMLMAIALALPLVLPMVVQPFGLHWMLPAWVQFLLATPVQFIFGARFYVAAWKAVRAGAGNMDLLVAIGTSAGYGLSIYQWLTAPAGVEPHLYFEASAVVIALILLGKYLESRAKRQTASAIRALEALRPERAIQVIDGREQDVAISALRLNDLVLVKPGERFPVDGEVVEGQSHADEALITGESLPVPKQPGDKVTGGAINGEGRLLVRTLALGAESVLARIIRLVEDAQAAKAPIQKLVDKVSQVFVPTVLVIALATVVGWWLYGAPLETALINAVAVLVIACPCALGLATPTAIMAGTGVAARHGILIKDAEALERAHEVSAVVFDKTGTLTSGAPKIAHLSAVDGNEALLLQQAGALQRGSEHPLAKAVLDACNEQGLPVADVSASQSLTGRGIAGTLDGRQLALGNRRMLDESGLLPGDLAANASAWEAEGRTLSWLIEQSPQPRVLGLFAFGDTLKDGALQAVQQLKARHISSHLLTGDNRGSARVVAHALGIDDVHAEVLPADKAATVAELKKTGVVAMVGDGINDAPALAAADIGIAMGGGTDVAMHAAGITLMRGDPRLVPAALEISRKTYAKIRQNLFWAFVYNLIGIPLAVFGLLNPVLAGAAMALSSVSVVSNALLLKTWKPKDLEDHRQ
- a CDS encoding heavy-metal-associated domain-containing protein — translated: MQIFSVEGMTCGHCVRAVTQAVQAKDPAASVNVNLAAKEVGVESRLSPEEVISLITEEGYSAKLA